In a single window of the Nitrospira sp. MA-1 genome:
- a CDS encoding radical SAM protein encodes MKVILADNHGRVLGKDQTSANLALLYLGAYLQHQGDVEVELEYIPQVKSDTFHLERIHSFGADIYACSFTSFSARETYELIKRIKSTYPDVLVVCGGPHAVTHSEEILRRSGTDIVVIGEGEVTFHEIVKRFPTHKEHLSEISGIAYLKDGMYRKTPPRALISDIDSIPFPIRSLVNDSDFCGLTYSKARPNTEMVITRGCPLRCVFCANPVFRLKNGPLYRARSPQNIVLEVEQLYELGYREIYLHSDELNVNLEWSIDVCKAIAALGFRDLYFQCNLRVVPMSEELAFWMKQANFWLVRVGIESTSDRVLTGIKKKMSFDKTRNALEMLTAQRIKVFGFMMLFNFWEENGEVQHETAAEVRKTISDIYSLWRKRLIHYTSWQFANPVHGAEFYDIALRHGMIDKNYFPSDTWSSYKYLKEISKREFDAIYASARRQQGIMALLSGNFEWRNYRGIARKAYTMVVGHPG; translated from the coding sequence ATGAAGGTTATTTTGGCAGATAATCATGGACGTGTCCTCGGAAAGGATCAAACGAGTGCGAACTTGGCTTTATTGTATCTTGGGGCTTACCTTCAACATCAGGGAGATGTTGAGGTTGAATTGGAGTATATTCCTCAGGTCAAAAGCGATACATTCCATCTGGAACGAATTCACAGTTTCGGCGCTGATATCTATGCTTGCTCCTTCACTTCGTTCTCTGCCCGCGAGACATACGAACTTATCAAGCGCATCAAATCTACCTATCCTGATGTATTAGTGGTGTGTGGGGGGCCACATGCTGTTACTCATTCCGAAGAAATTTTACGCCGCTCTGGAACAGATATAGTTGTCATCGGCGAAGGTGAAGTAACTTTTCACGAGATTGTGAAACGATTCCCTACTCACAAAGAGCATTTGAGCGAAATTTCGGGAATTGCCTATTTGAAGGATGGTATGTACCGGAAAACGCCACCTCGTGCGTTGATTTCAGATATCGATTCTATTCCCTTTCCCATTCGCAGTCTTGTTAATGACAGTGATTTTTGTGGATTAACTTACAGTAAAGCAAGACCAAATACAGAAATGGTTATTACCCGTGGTTGTCCCTTGCGGTGTGTGTTTTGTGCAAATCCCGTTTTTCGTTTAAAAAATGGTCCATTGTACCGGGCACGCTCTCCTCAAAATATCGTACTTGAAGTGGAGCAACTCTACGAACTTGGATATCGAGAAATTTATCTTCACTCGGACGAGTTAAATGTCAACTTGGAATGGTCGATTGATGTGTGCAAAGCTATCGCAGCCTTGGGCTTCAGAGATTTGTATTTCCAGTGCAACCTGCGGGTTGTTCCCATGTCTGAGGAGCTTGCCTTTTGGATGAAACAGGCAAACTTCTGGCTCGTTCGCGTTGGTATTGAAAGCACTAGCGATAGGGTCCTCACAGGTATAAAAAAGAAAATGTCTTTTGATAAAACACGGAATGCCCTAGAAATGCTTACTGCTCAGAGGATTAAGGTTTTTGGTTTCATGATGCTATTCAATTTTTGGGAAGAAAACGGAGAGGTACAACACGAAACTGCAGCTGAGGTACGTAAAACTATTAGCGATATCTACTCGCTTTGGCGTAAACGTTTAATCCATTACACTAGCTGGCAATTCGCCAACCCTGTTCATGGAGCTGAATTTTATGATATCGCTCTGCGGCACGGCATGATCGATAAAAATTATTTTCCCAGTGACACTTGGAGTTCATACAAATATTTAAAGGAAATATCAAAGCGAGAGTTTGATGCCATTTATGCCTCTGCCCGTCGCCAGCAGGGTATAATGGCATTACTATCAGGCAATTTTGAATGGCGAAATTATAGAGGTATTGCGCGAAAAGCTTACACCATGGTTGTTGGCCATCCGGGATAA
- a CDS encoding glycosyltransferase, with amino-acid sequence MAHQKLKEKLLLIGPIDRYNRHIGGLSIGFNAFRSFLKKNSISYKLIDTRPYDGAFGTIANLINLVIRVLLYVPRCNVVLVYASYHGILYLYPPLYLLCRLLRTRFCFYPVGGDFLDIYHSRPFWHRTLIRNTLFKSDVLFLQTQHLLDHFKSFGVDAIWFPSGRIKPKGIPASRHYSRRFIFLSRVCPEKGIDIIKEALEELENFTIHVYGPLNSFDEELIRGWVNYKGTVLPPDVLDTLGYYDVLILPTVYPREGYPGVIIEAYSIGMPVIATDWMAIPEIVQHEVSGILIKPWSAKALANAIRSIDDDKYTRLCAGAREMFKKFDSDITFVKVLDKLLN; translated from the coding sequence ATGGCACATCAAAAGCTCAAAGAGAAATTGCTCTTAATAGGACCCATCGATCGCTATAACCGACATATTGGCGGTCTCTCCATAGGTTTCAATGCTTTTAGAAGTTTTCTGAAAAAAAATTCCATTTCTTACAAATTAATTGATACACGTCCCTATGATGGGGCCTTCGGTACGATAGCCAATCTGATTAATCTTGTAATCCGCGTTTTACTATATGTTCCCCGCTGCAACGTAGTGCTTGTTTATGCCAGCTACCACGGAATCCTTTATCTTTATCCGCCACTCTACTTGCTCTGCAGATTGCTTAGGACGCGATTCTGTTTCTATCCTGTTGGGGGAGATTTTCTTGATATCTACCATTCGAGGCCATTCTGGCATCGTACTTTGATTCGCAACACGTTATTTAAATCAGATGTATTATTTTTGCAAACACAACATTTACTGGACCATTTTAAGAGTTTCGGAGTCGACGCAATCTGGTTCCCATCGGGACGTATAAAACCTAAAGGGATTCCTGCATCACGCCATTACTCGCGCCGGTTTATTTTTCTGTCAAGAGTTTGTCCCGAAAAAGGAATTGACATTATTAAAGAGGCTCTTGAGGAGCTTGAGAATTTCACAATACATGTCTATGGCCCGTTAAACAGTTTCGATGAAGAACTTATCAGAGGGTGGGTAAATTACAAAGGTACTGTTTTACCCCCTGATGTCTTGGACACACTTGGGTATTATGATGTCTTAATCTTGCCAACTGTTTATCCCCGCGAAGGATATCCTGGTGTGATTATCGAGGCCTACTCAATCGGCATGCCTGTCATTGCGACCGATTGGATGGCAATACCCGAAATCGTGCAACACGAGGTTTCCGGCATTCTAATTAAACCATGGTCAGCAAAAGCTCTTGCCAATGCCATACGCTCCATAGACGATGACAAATACACAAGGCTATGTGCTGGGGCCCGTGAAATGTTTAAAAAATTTGATAGCGATATAACCTTTGTAAAGGTGCTTGATAAATTGTTGAATTAA